Below is a genomic region from Vibrio cortegadensis.
TCTCGTGAGACCTTTTTAGGGGCACTTGATTTAGGGCGACAGGCTCTTACTGAGTTGGGTATGCATCCTTATCAAGCAAAGCGAGCTGAAGCACATTTTAGAAAGCTAGATAACTCGATGCTTAAAGAGTTACTGCCTCAGCACAGTGAAGATAAAGAGCTCGCATTGCGATCGAAAGAAGCGCGGAAAGAGTTGGAAGAGATATTTGGTCATGAGATGGAGAACGATCGCCAGTCTCGTAACTATTGGGAATAGAAAAAGGAACTAGACGTGAAACAGAGAAAACGCTTTATTGCAGGAGCAAGTTGTCCAAATTGTAAAACGCAAGACACCCTTCGCTGGTGGATTGAAAACAATATTGAGTTGGTTGAGTGCGTCGAATGTGACTTCACTGAGCAGCGTAAGCCTAAATCTGTAGATAAAACTGAACATGCGACACAAGAAATGATCGGTATTTTTAAACCAGAATGATTGAGTTTCGCCAATTCATCCCCATAATGTGGGGATAAGTTCTTATGTGACCTTTATTTCGTCCTAAGAGCATGATCTTCTTTAGGCCTAGTTGTCACTATCTAGAGCTTTTATTCCCTTGGAGTACACATGAAAATTGAAAAGAACGTAGTAGTAAGCGTAGCGTATCAAGTTAAACTTGAAGACGGTGTGGTTGTCGATCAATCAACAGTTGAAGCACCGCTAGATTACCTTCACGGTCACAACAACCTAATTACTGGTCTTGAAAAAGAGTTAGACGGTAAAGTTGCAGGCGATAAATTCTCAGTGACAGTATCTCCAGAAGATGCTTACGGCGAACACAGCGATGACCTAGTACAACGCGTTCCTGCTGATGTATTCCAAGGTGTTGAAGAAATTGAAGTGGGTATGCGTTTCCTAGCGGATACTGACCAAGGTCCAATTCCTGTAGAAGTAACAGAAGTTGATGGCGACGAAGTTGTTGTTGATGGTAACCACATGCTTGCTGGCCAAACTCTAACGTTTGACGTTGAAGTTGTAGCGGTTCGTGAAGCAACGGCAGAAGAAGCTGAACACGGTCATGTACACCAAGAGGGCGGTTGTGGTGGCCACGGTCATGATCACGACCATGAAGGCGGTTGTTGTGGTGGCGAAGGCCATGATCACGACCACGGTGAGAAGAAAGAAGGCTGCTGCGGTGGCGGCGGTTGTGGTTCTCACTAATTCCGCATTGAAATGATTTCTAAAACCCTCCAGCTCGGAGGGTTTTTTTATGCCTTTAATTTAAGGCCCTTTCTGATCTGACAGGTTGACTAATGACAGGCTGGCACGGATATTAAGTGCTAATGAATAGTCTGCTGATACTGAGCGGAACGCTATATTTCTACATAAAAGGGTGTTTTATGCGTCAACCATTTTCTATCGCGATACATGGTGGTGCGGGTACGATTTTGCGTGAGCAGATGAGTGACGCGCTAAAGTTGGGTATTTTAACCACCTTAGAGAAATCGGTGAGAGCTGGCTATGATATTTTACAAACGGAAGGTGATGCGGCGGATGCGGTTGTCGCCGCGGTGAAAGTGATGGAGGATTGCCCACACTTTAATGCTGGTAAAGGTTCAGTGTTAACTCATCAAGAATTCATCGAGATGGACGCTTCAGTGATGCATGGGAAAAAGATGGATGCTGGAGCCGTTGCTGGGGTTCGCCATATAAGAAATCCGATTGAATTAGCCCGCGATGTGATGAGAAAAAGTGATCACGTGTTACTGATGGGCGAAGGGGCGGAGCAGTTTGCTTTCGATCAGGGCTACCAATATACCGAACAAGATTACTTCCTTACCGACCGTCGTTATGAGCAGCTTCAATCGATGAAAGAGAAAGGTTTGTTTGCGCTTTCAGAAGCCTCTTATGAGCACTCTTATGATCAACAGAAGCAGCAATTAGAATCGCCTCTGACAGGAAGCCAAACTGCTTCAGCGTATCCTGATGATAATAAATATGGCACCGTTGGAGCCGTCGCACTGGATCAGCAAGGTAACTTGGCGGCCGCAACGAGTACGGGCGGCGTCACCAATAAAAAATATGGTCGTGTTGGCGATTCACCCATAATAGGGGCGGGTACGGTTGCTGAAAACGGTAATGTCGCGGTCTCTACAACGGGGATGGGCGAATTTTTCTTACGTAAAATGGTGGCCGGAGATGTGGCTGCTCGTATGCGTTATTTGAAAGAAAATGTACACACGGCTTGTGAGAATATTATTCAGGGGGATCTAAAAGCGATGGGAGGAGAGGGCGGATTGATCGCGGTTGATGCGCAAGGGGATATCCACTTTGCAATGAATAGCTCAGGAATGTATCGCGCGAGTATTGATGTCGATGGGAACTTCAGTGTCAAAATTTACGCAGATGAATAGGACTTAGTTTTCCTTGTTGTTATCCCTACTGACTTTAGATGTAAGAAGCTTATCTAATAAAATAAGCTTCTTATTGAATCGAGAACTCAGGGAGTAAAGACAAGACTCATCACATTAATAGTGAGGTGGAGGTGTCTCTTCCGTTGGATCGGCTAAATTCGAAGAGTCCATATTTTTCACTTTTCCGACAACAAACTTCATCTGATCTTGCATACGAGTGATCAAAAATTGTTGTTGGCTTAAAGCATCGTTGAGTTCATCAATCGTCTGCTCTTGGAATGCCAGTTTGCACTCAAGATCATTGATGCGATCTTCGAGCTGTTGAATGTTTTTATCAGTCATGATTAATCGTCTAGTTTCCAAGCTTGAGCTATGCCAGCAGACGTGGCTGTTATCACACGTTGCTGTAAATCGAAGGCTGCATCATACACCACTGCGCGTGGAGGACGAGCATCTTTTAGCGGTTCGACTTCAAAACCATCAGTGCGTTTACCGCTTTTTGTATCCCAAACCATCACTCGGCCAGAGGGCGTTCCTGTAATGAGTTGCGAACCATCATCAGAAAATCGAGCGGCAGAAAAAATAAGCTGGCGTGATAAGCTACTTAGTGCTGACACCTTCTCACCGGTTTCTAAATTCCACACAAATGCACCATTTCCGCCATCAGAGGTAAAGGCAAGTTTGCCATCTCTCTGTAGCGCGACGCGATTCACGCGCTGCTCATGTTCAAAGGTGCGCAGCACTAAACCGGATTGGGTATCCCACAGGTAGGCTTTGTAATCGTTCCCTCCAGAAAGCGCAAAGCGACCATTCGGCGAAATCGCAACAGAATTAATTTTTTCTCTATGCGCAAGGAACTCTATGCGTCTTCCGGTGACTAAGTCCACATAAATAGCTTTACCATTTGATAAACCTAGTAGAACTTGGTCACCATTACTGGCGATATCAACATCGCGAATTAAACCATCAGAGATAGACCATAGCCCTTCAGATTGGCTCCAAGCCAAATCCCAAACGGCAAAGTTTATTTGACTGGCGGTAATCGCAAAACGGCCATTGTCAGAAATGCGAATACGAGATACGGTATTCGCTTGTGGATCTTGTTCGCCAAGTTGAGCCAGTTGCTTTCCTTCAACAAGATCCCAAAAGAGTAAATGGCTCTGTTTTGAATAGAGTAGCGCAAATCGACCATCACGACTGAGCGCGAAGCTGGTGGAGCCTTGAGGTTCAATTTCCCAACGCTGTTCATCTTTGCTCGAAAAAAAACACCCATTTAACATGGTGATGACAATGGCACATAGTATTGAGTGAGAAATTATTCGCATCAGCTCTCATAATCCAGTTTGTGTCTAAAGACATATAACTAGTATATTGGAACAACAATTTAATGCACCCATCTAAACATGAGATTTGTGCACCATAAC
It encodes:
- the slyD gene encoding peptidylprolyl isomerase, with the protein product MKIEKNVVVSVAYQVKLEDGVVVDQSTVEAPLDYLHGHNNLITGLEKELDGKVAGDKFSVTVSPEDAYGEHSDDLVQRVPADVFQGVEEIEVGMRFLADTDQGPIPVEVTEVDGDEVVVDGNHMLAGQTLTFDVEVVAVREATAEEAEHGHVHQEGGCGGHGHDHDHEGGCCGGEGHDHDHGEKKEGCCGGGGCGSH
- a CDS encoding WD40 repeat domain-containing protein, producing the protein MRIISHSILCAIVITMLNGCFFSSKDEQRWEIEPQGSTSFALSRDGRFALLYSKQSHLLFWDLVEGKQLAQLGEQDPQANTVSRIRISDNGRFAITASQINFAVWDLAWSQSEGLWSISDGLIRDVDIASNGDQVLLGLSNGKAIYVDLVTGRRIEFLAHREKINSVAISPNGRFALSGGNDYKAYLWDTQSGLVLRTFEHEQRVNRVALQRDGKLAFTSDGGNGAFVWNLETGEKVSALSSLSRQLIFSAARFSDDGSQLITGTPSGRVMVWDTKSGKRTDGFEVEPLKDARPPRAVVYDAAFDLQQRVITATSAGIAQAWKLDD
- a CDS encoding isoaspartyl peptidase/L-asparaginase family protein; amino-acid sequence: MRQPFSIAIHGGAGTILREQMSDALKLGILTTLEKSVRAGYDILQTEGDAADAVVAAVKVMEDCPHFNAGKGSVLTHQEFIEMDASVMHGKKMDAGAVAGVRHIRNPIELARDVMRKSDHVLLMGEGAEQFAFDQGYQYTEQDYFLTDRRYEQLQSMKEKGLFALSEASYEHSYDQQKQQLESPLTGSQTASAYPDDNKYGTVGAVALDQQGNLAAATSTGGVTNKKYGRVGDSPIIGAGTVAENGNVAVSTTGMGEFFLRKMVAGDVAARMRYLKENVHTACENIIQGDLKAMGGEGGLIAVDAQGDIHFAMNSSGMYRASIDVDGNFSVKIYADE
- a CDS encoding YheV family putative zinc ribbon protein encodes the protein MKQRKRFIAGASCPNCKTQDTLRWWIENNIELVECVECDFTEQRKPKSVDKTEHATQEMIGIFKPE
- a CDS encoding SlyX family protein, translated to MTDKNIQQLEDRINDLECKLAFQEQTIDELNDALSQQQFLITRMQDQMKFVVGKVKNMDSSNLADPTEETPPPHY